Below is a genomic region from Cellulomonas sp. P24.
GCTGTGGCCGCCCGCGCACTGCTCGCCGAACGCGGGATCACTCCGGCGGTGAGCGCATGAGCGTCGACCCGTACCTCGAGCTCGTCATTCCGCTTGAGGACCCTCCGGGCGATCATCTCCCCGACGCCTCAAGGCTGGTCGCCGTACCGGCGTGGCCACGCGTGACCGAGCCGGGCACCGTACCGGTCGAGACGATCGCCGCGCGGCACGCTGTCGAGGCCACGGAAGGGGCGCGACTGCTCGACGACGTCGAGACGTTCCTCTCGCGGTTCGTGGTCTACCCCGGCGATGCCGAGCGGATCGCGCACGTGCTGTGGATCGGTCACACATGGTTCATGGATGCGTGGGAGTCGACGCCGCGGATCGCGTTCCTGAGCCCTGAGCCGGGGTCGGGAAAGTCCCGGGCGCTCGAGGTCACCGAACCGCTGGTTCCGCGGCCGGTGCACGCCGTGAACACCACGCCCGCGTACCTGTTCCGCAAGGTCTCCGACGTCGCCGGCGTGCCGACGATCCTCTACGACGAGATCGATACGGTGTTCGGTCCCAAGGCGAAGGACAACGAGGACGTCCGCGGGATGCTCAATGCGGGGCACCGCAAGGGCGCCGTGGCCGGACGGTGCGTGATCCGCGGCAAGATCGTCGAGACCGAGGAGCTGCCCGCGTACTGCGCCGTAGCCCTGGCAGGCCTCGACGACCTGCCCGACACGATCATGACGCGATCGGTCGTCGTGCGGATGCGTCGGCGCGCACCGGGTGAGCAGGTCGAACCGTGGCGCCTGCGGATCAACGGCCCGGACGCCCAGGCGCTCGGAGACCGACTGCTCGAGTGGTCGAACGCCAACGCGCACCGCCTCGGGATCTCCTGGCCCGACATGCCGGAGGGCATCGAGGACCGCAACGCCGACGTCTGGGAGGCGCTGCTCGCCGTCGCCGACCTCGCGGGCGGCACCTGGCCCGACCTCGCGCGGCGTAGCGCTGTAGCGCTTGTAGCGGATACCCGGGGTCGCACGGTAAGCCTCGGCGTGACTCTCCTGCGAGACCTGCGGACCGTGTTCGTCGAAGCGCGGGCCGACAAGCTGTCGACGGAGACGATCCTCGACGCCTTGGTCGAGATGGATGAGTCGCCGTGGGGTGACCTGCGAGGCAAGCCTCTGGACGCGCGCGGGCTCGCCCGCCGGCTCGCGAAGTACGACGTCAAACCCAAGAACGTGAGGATCGACGGCAAGATCCCCAAGGGCTACGACGCGGCCGACCTCGCCGACTCGTGGGCGCGGTATCTCACACCTCAGTTCTCAGATACCCCCCCTAGGTATGTAGAGGTGGGGGATGACAATTCGGCCGTGGCACGGCAGGAATCCGCTACAGCCGCTACGCCGCTACACGACCTCACGTGCTCGGTCTGCCTCTCGCCGATGTTCGACCTCGGAGACGGCGCCACAACGCACCCGAATTGCGAGGCGACCTCATGACCACCCGCGCCGAGTTCCACACGCGGCTGGTCGTGCTCGCCGAGGCCGGGCATCCGACCCCATGCGTCGCAACTCGCACGAGCTGGTGGGTCAGCGACCTTCCCGACGACCAGGCGCGCGCCGTCGCAGAGTGCACCACCTGCGCCGTCCTGGGCCTCTGCGGGTCGTTCATCGACGCCAATCCGGAGCCCGCCGGGGTATACGCCGCGCGTACACCCATCGACCGCAACCCCCGCAAGCCCCGACAGGAGACCGCCGCGTGAACCTCTACCTCTACCCCTACCCGTGCCCGTGCACGGAAGACCCCTTCGGCGCCGATCTCCCCCCTGCCCGTTTCCACGCCGCCACCGAGGAGGTCTGACATGGTCAGCCCGCTCGTCAACTGCAACGCGATCGCGGTGTTCCTGCGATGAGCCGGACGATTCCCAAGGCGAGGCGCGGGGAGCTGGCCGAGCTCGTCCGGCTCTGGTACCTGAATCATGAGCAGTTCGCGCACGCGGGCCTCGCTCGCGAGTTCGACCAGCTCGACGTTCCGCCGTTCCGGGTCACCAAGTCAGGCACGCCACAAGATCCGCTCTTCACAGTTCGCCCGCAGACGCTGGGCGATGACGAGCTGGGCGGCGTCGTCCTGTACCGCTCGACCGCTCTCGCTCGGGTCGCGTCCTGGCATTCCTGGTCCGCTTCCTACGACGAGGCCCGAAAGCACGCCGTGCGGGTGCGGACCTTCGAGATGAATCGCCACATCCGTCGCGTCTCAGACCAGCACATGCGCGGGAACAAGAGCGAGCCGTACACCCTCTCAATTCCGTACTGGGTGAACAAGCTCGAGCCATTCGGCATCCTCCGAACCCGGACCACCCCGAAGCGAGCCCACGCCGCGGGACTGCGCTGGGTGCTCGATGCCCACGCGTCCAACAACATGTTCTACAAGTTGCCCGAGCACATGAACTACGAGTGGTACTTCACAAGCCCGGACCGTCTGCCCGCGAAGCTCGTCACCGTTTTCACCAACACCAGCCTCATGGACGTTCGGGAACCGACGCCGGACGAGCTGGCGAGATTCCCCACCAGGACGAACCGGGAGACCGCGTCATGACCACCCGCACCACTATCGCCCAGACACCCGAGGCACAGATACTCGGCGTCGACCGACCCGTCGCCGCCATCGTGGCCACCCGGGGCCGCCGGGTGACCGTGTGCTGCCCGTATTGCGGGCAGCTGCACGATCACGTCGTCGAGACTCCCGGCCGAGCCGAACGGCACGCCCCGGGCTGCGGCTTGACCCTCGCCGGCACGCAGCGTGTCACCGGCTACACGTTCACCGTGCCAACAACGAAGCAGGAGAAGGAGAACTCGATGCCAACCGAACGTACCGCGCAACTCGACATCGCGAGTGCCGTGTTCGCCGCCGCCGCCCGCGCTGTCCTGCCGCCCGACCGAGCCGTCCTCCTCGAGAGCGCGATCGACCCGGCCAAGTTCCTCACCCCCGAGGGCGCCGTCGACACCGCCAACATCGCCGCGTTCCTCGCTCTCTTCTGACCGCTCCACCCAACCCTGAAAGGCACTCACATGACCACCACACCGCTCGACAAGACCGGGCAGCTCGACGCAGCCCAGCTCACCGACGCCGCGCGTCACCTCGCCGCCCAGCTCGCCGCTGGCACCGACCCCGCGGCCGCGCTCGCCACCGCGGCCCGGAACAACGGGACGGCTGCGGTGGAGGTTGCCCGCGCGGCCGCCACCATGCTCCGCGCGGCTGCCGATGCGGCCGACTTGCCCACCACACCCAGCACCCGCGCTGGGCGCGCCTTGTTCGCGAAGACTCACACCACCGGAGGCACCAAGTGACCACGACCACCAAGCCGATCCGCGCCGCCCTCGACCAGATCCCCGGCTACACGCAGGCCGTCACCGCGAAAGCGACGCTCGCCAGGTGGACGATCCCGGCCCTGCCCGTGGACGCCGCCACCGAGGCCCTGTGGGCAGCCGCCCGGCGCGGTGACCCGGAGCCGCCGCCCGAGCTGGGGGCGATGTACGCGCAACAGGCGACGACCGCGCACGGCCTACGGGACGCCTTCGCGGCGATCCGCGACGCCCGCGCCGAGGCAACCGCAGGGGTCGACGAGGCTGTGCACGCACACCCTGACCGCGCACTCGCGTACCTCACCGCGCGCCTCGACGAGGTGATCGCAGTCGTCCGCGACGTCGATGACCGCCTGCCTGCCACGGTCGACGCCGAGGCTGCCGTCCGCGCAGGTGGGTCGGCCCTCGACGCCTGGAAGCTACTGGCCGCCGCGGTCGAGGACTACGACGAGATCCGCACCGTCCAGTGGGACGTCGTGCGCCGCGCCAGCCGGCCCGACCATCTGACCGACATCACGCAACTGCGCACGGCATGGCTGAGGACCGGCCTCCTCGCAGACGGCCTGGACTACGAGAATGCCTGGGTGGATCGTCGGGCCGTGGCCGCCGGAGCCACCCTCGAGGCCGGTTCCGACGGGGCGCTCAACTGGCTGGCGAACGACACCTACCGGCCCGTCATCAACCCCCCACCCCCGTCTGTCCTCCTGGCTCCCCCAGGGGGCCGACCTGCGGACGTATCCGGGCCTAGAGGCCGCAGACGCAGCGCGCGTCACCTGGCTGCTCGGCTGCAAGCCGTTGCCCTGGCCATCGACCAACGACGCCCGCACCTGGTGGCCGACACCCGACCGCGCCGCGTACCTGCGGTGGGCCGCCACCACGGCCCGGCCATGGGTCCCGACAGTCGAGCAGCTCGCCATCGCCGACGCCACCGGCCTCGCCGCGACGACCCGACTTGGCACTCGCGACCGTCTGCCGACGGCCTCCACACTCACCGCCGCCGCTTCCGCGCTCATCGAGCACCGCCGCGCCACCGGAGCCACCGAAGTCGCCGAAGTCAGCGGAGTCGCCGGGGTCACCAAGGTCAGCCGAAGAGATCGAGTGGCCTGACCGAGACCTGACCGTCGCCGGGGGGGAGGGGTGAGGGAGCCCGTCCCCCGGGGGTAAGGAGCCACGGAGAGGTGCTGCTGACTCTGGCGCGTACGGGTTCCGGTTGTCGCGGTCGTGGTCATACCTGGAGCCGCTAGAGATGGTGTGAAGGCCGAATCGACCCGCCGGGGTCACGAATGACCGGGGCACGCTGCTCGCCCCTCGGGCACCCTTGTGGTTTCCTGTAGTCGTTACGAATTTGCACCGCTGACCTGCGGGAACGCAACGAGCTGGAACGACCGCCCTTGTGGGCCGACGAAGCGGTCCCGCAGGTCATCCGAGGCCACAGGCGAGCTGCGCGGGCCGCAGGCTGGCCACCAAGCGTACGTAAGCCCAGAAACTCCAGACCTGTACCCGGCCCGAGCCGCAGCATCTCTCCGGGGCGGCTTACCTCTGGGGGGAGGGGCTCTGGTACCCCCTTGGGCCGATCATGCGAGCTCGGTCAGATGAGGCCAGGGTGCAACGCGCTTGCCCGGACAGGTCTCGACCAGCCAACAGTGGATCGTGCGTCAGCACATGTCGTAGCGCCAGGCTCCATCCTCGACGCGCCACGGCTGCCCGAGGACATCGATGTTGTGGTCGGAGTAGGTGTAGCTCGCTACGCCGCTATCCCCATTGACCGTGACCTCGACCGTCTCGAGTGTGGGGATGGCGTCCTTGTAGACCAGCTGCACGGCCATGAGGTTGCCGGTGTAAGTCGACAAGTCCGTCTTCGCCGCGCACCGTGCTGAGAGCGTCGCAAAGGCCTCGGTCGCGTCACCGGCGAAGAAGGCAGCCGAGTACGCGCGGACGGCCGCATCGAGCGAGGCTTCATCGAGCGTCGGGAGTGCCGATGGCGCGACAGTCTCGACAGGAGCGGCAGTTTGAACAGGTGTCTCCTTGCTCGTCTCCGTCAAGTTTGACGTCGGCGCGGACTCGATGCTGCATCCTGCGATGAGCAAGACGGGTAGAACGACGGTGAGTCGGGTAATACGTTTCACGTGAACGCTCCTTGGTGCAATCAACGGACGTTTCGGCCTTGCCCTGCTCGTGTCTGCTCCGTGGCCGACATCATGCTCTCGTGCACCACTGCACCGCCCTCAACCCAACCGGGCCAGGGGCCGCGCTGTGGGTGGAGGTTAGAGCCGGGACAGCAGCTCTGCTTTTTTCGCCTCGAACTCCTCGTCTGTGACCACGCCGGCGTCGCGCAGCTTGCCGAGCCGCTCGAGCAGCACGATCGGATCGTCGCCGCCGGCCGTGGCTTGCGCGCTCGCGGCCGCGGGGTGGATCCCTTCGTACTGCACTGTGGAGGTCGACGCCCGCACCTGGAGCCGTTCGCGCTCGGCGTGGGCGGCGGCGTTGATGGCCCGGACGCCCTCCCGGTGGTCGGGCACGTCTTCGATCGAGACGCGCTCGTCGCCCGCCGCGCGCCGGACCGTCAGGGTGATCGTCCCCAAGCCGCGCGCCTTCTGCTGGAACGACTGGGAGGCGTCCACGTCGTAGAGCTCGTGGATCGGGACCTGCTGGGATCGCGAGTGCAGCGTGCCCTTCTCGAAGAAGAGGTACTTGGCCGTGAGGCGGTAGCGGCCGACGCCGACGCCCGTCAGCGGCTTGCCGGTCGCCTGCCACAGAGTGTCTGGATCGGTCACCACGGCGGCGGGCGTCGCCTCGACGTGTGACCGTCTAGAGGGCGCCTTCTTCGCCGGTTGTGCCGCGGGGACCTGCTCGAGCTGCTCGGTCCACTGGGCGCCGTCCCACCAGCGGAGCAGTCCTGATCCGGCGGGGTCGGGGTGCCAACTCGGGGGTGTGCTCATGTCTTCTGTACCTCCTACGACGGGAGCGCTTTCGGGGTGGACCCCGAGGCGTTCGATCTCACTGGGAAGATCTTCGATCCGGTCGACACCGCGAGCGTATCGGCGGCACGGCCACCAGGGCGGCGAATGCATGGCGCAGAGCGGCGCTCGTGCGTTCGCGGGTGTCCGGCTGCCGGACACCCTTGGGGTACTCGCTGATCGAGTACCCCCGGGACATGCGACCGTCGCATACCCCGGGGGTCTCCACTGAGCGGAGGCCCCCGGGGCGTCCACGGCCATGGACGCCCCGGGGGCACGCGCTGAACGCGTACCCCCAAGGGTGTCTGTCAGACAGACACCCGATGACGTACGCCAGGCGTACCCCAGGGGTGTCGGTAGTGGCGACACCCCAGAACTCACCGACACCCTGTCGGTCAGTAGGGCTCTGAACTCACGGACATCTTGTCCAGGGGTAGACACGAGACGCCCACCCGATGACGTCAGCAGTGCTGACCCCATCGGGGGTACGCACTTCTGCGCACCCCTGGGGCGGCGCTCGTGCGTTCAGGGGTGAGGCGCTCAGTGCGTCGTCGGCTCCGGACCGAGCAGCAGCAGGTCCACCGCGTCGGCGATGTCGTCGGCGGATACGTCGGGGCTCACAAGGATGACCCCGAGGCGCCGCACGAGGGCGACGGCGACCGCGAGCTCCTCGACCTCGACGACGATGACCCCGAGCGCCCGCAGGGCGTCGAGGGGATCGTCCGCGCTGCGGATGGGCTTGGTTTCGTTCTCCCGCTCGCGGAAGTCACACACGCCGCTCGGCAGCACGAGGGCGTGCATGGTCCGACCGCCGCAGGTGCGGCAGACGAGTACACGATTGTGCGTGACGGTCGTGGCGTAGCGGGCAACCTTACGGACGTTGCCGCAGGTGCAGCACAGGGCGTCGATCTCGGTCCTGGTGCTCATGGTGCGTCTCCTCAGTCAAGGATATTTGCACCCATAGCGCTCCTGACTGACCTGCTGACCTGCACCGATGCACAGCGCATATCCGTCCAGAGTGCGCGACTACCTGGACTGAGACGCGCGGCAGCATCAACGGCGACGGCCCCCGGGAGTGATCCCGGGGGCCGTCGCCGTTGGTCGTCAGGTGGTGCGGCGCAGGCGCCGCCGGAGCGTGGTGTGCGGAGCTGCCCGCCATGGTGCGGAGCCGAGCGCATGCCGAGCCGGATGCTGCGGAGCCGAGCGCATGCCGAGCCGGCATGCCGAACCCACGGCTGTCCGACGGTCCGGACCCGTGGGGTCAGGACCGTCAGTTCGACCCGGCTCCGTGCTCGGCAGCCAGTCGGTCGGTCTCGTCCTGGACGTGCGTCGCCAGCTCAGCGAACTTCGGTGCGTGCTCCCGTGCGTGGTGCGCGCAGAACAGCAGCTCGCCGCTCGGCAGGACCACGCGGACGTAGGCCTGCGCGCCGCAGCGGTCGCAGCGGTCGGCCACGGTCAGCGGTTCGGTCATCGTCGCGTTCATACCGTCATACAACCATCCCGGCCGCCGAGTCTTCCCCGTGGCGAGGGTCGGTTCGCTACCCGCGTACTCCGAGGTCGGATATTCACCCGATCCGCCAGTCGCAGACAAGGGGTCGGACCCGCCTCCCGCGAGCGGCTGAGCCGGCCTCCCGTGTCGCACGCAGCGCGGCGTCCGACAGCGGATAGTCTCGGACATCGTGTCGACCGCATCTGCAGAGTCCTCGTACACCGCACGGCACCTGTCTGTCCTCGAAGGTCTGGAAGCGGTCCGCAAGCGTCCCGGCATGTACATCGGCACCACCGACTCTCGTGGGCTGATGCACTGCATGTGGGAGATCATCGACAACGCTGTCGACGAGGCGCTCGGGGGGCACTGCGACCAGATCCTGGTGACGCTGCACGCCGACTCGTCCGTGTCCGTCGACGACAACGGGCGCGGCATCCCGGTGGACATCGAACCCAAGACCGGGTTGTCAGGCGTGGAGGTCGTCTTCACCAAGCTCCACGCCGGCGGGAAGTTCGGCGGTGGCTCGTACGCCGCGTCCGGTGGCCTGCACGGGGTCGGGGCGAGCGTCGTGAACGCCCTGTCCACGCGGCTCGACGTCGAGGTCGACCGCGGCGGCAAGACGTACCGGATGACGTTCCACCGGGGCGAGCCCGGCACCTTCCACGACGGTCCCGGCGGACCGGACCCGGAGGCCAGGTTCGAGCCGTTCGTCGACAAGTCCGAGCTCAGCGTGGCAGGCCGCGCCGCGCGGGGGAGCCGCGGGACCCGGGTGCGCTACTGGTCCGACCCCCAGATCTTCCCGAAGACGGCGGTCTTCTCCTACGACGAGCTCGTCACGCGGGTGCGGCAGACGACGTTCCTCGTCCCGGGCCTGTCGATCACGGTGCGTGACGAGCGCGGTCTGCCGGGTACACCGGGGGCGGACGGCCCTCACACCGAGACGTTCGTGCACCACGGCGGCACCGTCGACTTCGTCGACTTCCTCGCACCGGACACGCCGGTGACGGACACCTGGCACCTGACCGGCTCCGGCTCGTTCACGGAGACCGTGCCGATCCTCGACGAGCGTGGCCACATGACCCCCCGCGAGGTCATGCGCGAGTGCGAGGTCGACATCGCGATGCGGTGGGGCACCGGCTACGACACCGAGATCCGGACCTTCGTCAACATCATCTCGACCCCCAAGGGCGGCTCCCACCTGGCCGGCTTCGAGGCCGGGCTGCTGCGGACGCTGCGGAAGGCCGTCGAGGCCAACGCCCGCCGGCTCAAGATCTCCAGCCGTGACTCGACCGAGCGGATCGAGAAGGACGACGTCATGGCCGGACTGACCGCCGTGCTGACGGTCCGGCTCGCTGAACCGCAGTTCGAGGGCCAGACCAAGGAGGTGCTCGGGACCGCTGCGGTCCGTGGCATCGTCGCGAAGGTTGTCGACACCGAGCTGAACGCCCTCCTCACCTCGCCCAAGCGGGACCTCAAGACCCAGTCGACGCTCGTCCTCGACAAGGTCGTCGCCGAGATGCGGGCGCGGCTCAGCGCACGCAAGCAGAAGGAGATCTCACGGCGCAAGAACGCCCTGGAGACGTCCTCGTTGCCCTCGAAGCTCGCCGACTGCCGCAGCGACGACGTCGAACGGAGCGAGCTGTTCATCGTCGAGGGTGACAGCGCCCTCGGCACGGCGAAGCTCGCGCGGAGCTCGGACTTCCAGGCTCTGCTGCCGATCCGCGGCAAGATCCTCAACGTCCAGAAGGCCTCGATCTCGGACATGCTCAAGAACGCCGAGTGTGCCGCGATCATCCAGGTGATCGGAGCCGGGTCGGGGCGGTCGTTCGACCTCGAAGCGGCGCGCTACGGCAAGATCGTGCTGATGACCGACGCCGACGTCGACGGCGCCCACATCCGCACGCTGCTCCTCACGCTCTTCTTCCGGTACATGCGACCGCTCGTCGAGCAGGGCCGCGTCTACGCCGCCGTGCCCCCGTTGCACCGGGTCGAGGTGATCGGTGCCGGGTCGAAGAAGAACGAGTACCTCTACACGTACTCGGAGGCCGAGCTCGCGACGACCCTCAAGCGTCTCGAGAAGTCCGGCCGCCGCTACAAGGACGACATCCAGCGCTACAAGGGACTCGGAGAGATGGATGCCGACCAGCTCGCCGAGACGACCATGGACCCGCGCCACCGCACGCTGCGGCGCGTGACGATGGACCACGCCGTGCAGGCGGAGGAGGTCTTCGAGCTGCTGATGGGCTCCGACGTCGCACCGCGGAAGGACTTCATCGTGGCCGGTGCCGACGGCCTCGACCGCAGCCGCATCGACGCCTGACACCGGTCCACGACGACACGACCGTCGGCCGGCCGCCAGATGGGATGAGGGCCCGGCGCGCGTCAGCCGATGGACTGCACCGGCACCGTGAGCGGGACGCCCGGGCCGTCGCGACGCTCGTCGACGGGTGGGAGCTCGACCGGCTGGCCCGCTGAGCCGGTCGCGACCGGAGGCATCGGCCCGACCCAGCCGAGGAGCAGGCTGTCCTCGCCCTTGAGGAACCGGTGGGCACGCACGCCACCCGTCGCGCGCCCCTTGGCGGGGTACACGGAGAACGGCGTCGTCTTCACGCGGCCGGCCTGGAGCCCCGGGAGCGTGTCCGACGACCCGGAGACGGTCACGACCGCGGACTCGCCGGTCGGATCCACCGCACCGAAGAACACCACCCGCTGGCCTGGGGCCAGCTTGATCCCGGCCATGCCGGCCGCAGCACGTCCCTGTGGCCGGACGGCGGCCGCCCCGAAGTGCAGGAGCTGGGCGTCGGAGGTGACGAACACGAGCTCGGCCGAGTCGTCGACAGGGGCCGCACCGGTGACCTCGTCACCCGGCTTGAGCGAGATCAGCTCCCAGGCGTCCTTGTTGCCAGGCACGTCACCCTGAGCGACGCGCTTGACGACACCGGCCGCCGTGCCCAGGGCAAGGGTCGGCGCGTCGGGCGAGACCGAGGTGAGCGCGACGACGGACTCGCCCGGCTCGAGGGCGATCACCTCGGACAACGGGACCCCGCCGGACAGGGTCGGTGCACCGTCGGTCGGTGGCAGCGCGGGCAGGTGGAGCACGGACAGCCGGACCATGCGACCGTGCGACGTGACCGCGCCGACGTCGGCACGCGCCGTGGTCGGCACCGCGGACCGCAGGACGTCGTGCTTGGCCCGTGCACCCGTGTCACTCGCGCGCAGCGGCTCGGTGGCGTCAGAGGTGCGTGCCAGGAGCCCGGTCGCCGAGAGCAGCGCCCAGCACGGCGTGTCCTCGATCTCGAGCGGGGTGGCGCTCTTCGGCTGGGCGGCCACCGGGCCGGCGCCGCCGGCGGAGTCGAGCAGGATCGTCCGGCGCGGCGTGCCGTGCATGCGGGCGGCCTCCGCCATCTCCTCGGAGACGACACGACGCAGGTGCTGCTCGTCGCCGAGGATCAGGCGCAGCTCGGCGATCTCCTCCTCGAGCTGCGTCTTCTCCTTCTCGAGCTCGATCCGCGAGAACTTGGTCAGACGTCGCAGCCGCAGCTCGAGGATGTACTCGGCCTGCGGCTCGGACAGGTCGAACACCTCGCGCAGCCGTGTGCGGGCGATCTCGGCGTCGTCGCTCGAGCGGATGACCTGGATGACCTCGTCGATGTCGAGGATCGCCACGAGCAGACCCTCGACGAGGTGCAGGCGCTCGAGCCGCTTGGCGAGGCGGTGGTTGCTGCGACGACGGATCACGTCGATCCGGTGGTCGACCCACACCCGCAGCAGCTCGCGCAGCCCGAGCGTGCGCGGCTGCCCGTCCACGAGCGCGACGTTGTTGATCGAGAACGAGTCCTCCATCGGCGTCGCACGGAACAGCTGCTCCAGGACCGCGTCGGGGTTGAACCCTGTCTTGACCTCGATGACCAGACGCAGACCGTGCGAGCGGTCGGTGAGGTCGACGACGTTCGTGATCCCGGTGAGCCGCTTCGCCTGCACGCCCTCCTTGATCTTCTCGATCACCTTCTCGGGGCCGACCAGGTACGGCAGCTCGGTGACGACGATGCCCTTGCGCTTCGCGGTGACGTTCTCGATCCGGGTGGTCGCGCGGGTGCGGAACGCCCCCCGGCCGGTCCGGTACGCGTCACGGACACCGTCCAGGCCGACGATCTTCCCGCCGGTCGGCAGGTCCGGTCCGGGGACGAACCGCATGAGGTCCTCGAGCGTCGCGTCCGGGTGCGCGATGAGGTGCCGGGCGGCCGCGACGACCTCGACCAGGTTGTGCGGTGCCATGTTGGTCGCCATGCCGACGGCGATCCCGGCCGCCCCGTTCACGAGCAGGTTCGGGATCGCGGCCGGGAGCACCTCGGGCTGGGTGAGCTTGTTGTCGTAGTTGGGGACGAAGTCGACGACGTCCTCGTCGAGCCCGGCGGTCATCACGACGGCAGCAGGGGACTGACGCGCCTCGGTGTAGCGCGAGGCGGCGGGGCCGTCGTCCAGCGAGCCGAAGTTCCCGTGACCGTCGACCATCGGGATGCGCAGCGAGAACGGCTGGGCGAGACGCACGAGCGAGTCGTAGATCGAGGCGTCACCGTGCGGGTGCAGCTTGCCCATGACGTCGCCGACGACGCGCGCGGACTTCACGTACGCGCGGTCCGGCCGCAGACCCATGTCCGCCATCTGGAAGAGGATCCGCCGCTGGACCGGCTTCAGCCCGTCGCGCGCGTCCGGGAGGGCCCGGGCGTAGATCACCGAGTAGGCGTACTCGAGGAACGAGCCCTCCATCTCGGTCCGGACGTCGATGTCGACGATCCGCTCCGTGAAGTCCTCGGGAAGGGCGTCCTGCGGGGCGGGCGTACGGCGCGCCATGGGGGAATCGTGCTCCTCGTCGTCTGCGGTCGATCGCGCACCATCATCCCCTGCGGCGCCGGGACGCGGTGGACGGCGCGCGGGGCCGGGTTGGCCGTACGCGCCGCGACCGCACCGCCTAGCCTGGTCCCATGCCATCGGTCGACGACGCGGGCACGACCGCGACCCCCTCCGTGTACCCCGCGGTCTGGGAGGCCGACGTGGTCCTGCGGGACGGCACGACGACGCATCTGCGGCCCATCCGGCCGTCCGACGCCGATGCGCTCCAGGCCTTCCACACCGCGCAGTCCGAGAGGTCGACCTACCTGCGGTTCTTCGCGAACCTCGACCGGCTGCCCGAGCGTGACCTGATCCGTTTCACCCACGTCGACCACCACGACCGGGTCGCTCTCGTCGCGGT
It encodes:
- a CDS encoding DNA topoisomerase (ATP-hydrolyzing) subunit A, with amino-acid sequence MARRTPAPQDALPEDFTERIVDIDVRTEMEGSFLEYAYSVIYARALPDARDGLKPVQRRILFQMADMGLRPDRAYVKSARVVGDVMGKLHPHGDASIYDSLVRLAQPFSLRIPMVDGHGNFGSLDDGPAASRYTEARQSPAAVVMTAGLDEDVVDFVPNYDNKLTQPEVLPAAIPNLLVNGAAGIAVGMATNMAPHNLVEVVAAARHLIAHPDATLEDLMRFVPGPDLPTGGKIVGLDGVRDAYRTGRGAFRTRATTRIENVTAKRKGIVVTELPYLVGPEKVIEKIKEGVQAKRLTGITNVVDLTDRSHGLRLVIEVKTGFNPDAVLEQLFRATPMEDSFSINNVALVDGQPRTLGLRELLRVWVDHRIDVIRRRSNHRLAKRLERLHLVEGLLVAILDIDEVIQVIRSSDDAEIARTRLREVFDLSEPQAEYILELRLRRLTKFSRIELEKEKTQLEEEIAELRLILGDEQHLRRVVSEEMAEAARMHGTPRRTILLDSAGGAGPVAAQPKSATPLEIEDTPCWALLSATGLLARTSDATEPLRASDTGARAKHDVLRSAVPTTARADVGAVTSHGRMVRLSVLHLPALPPTDGAPTLSGGVPLSEVIALEPGESVVALTSVSPDAPTLALGTAAGVVKRVAQGDVPGNKDAWELISLKPGDEVTGAAPVDDSAELVFVTSDAQLLHFGAAAVRPQGRAAAGMAGIKLAPGQRVVFFGAVDPTGESAVVTVSGSSDTLPGLQAGRVKTTPFSVYPAKGRATGGVRAHRFLKGEDSLLLGWVGPMPPVATGSAGQPVELPPVDERRDGPGVPLTVPVQSIG
- a CDS encoding type IIA DNA topoisomerase subunit B, translating into MSTASAESSYTARHLSVLEGLEAVRKRPGMYIGTTDSRGLMHCMWEIIDNAVDEALGGHCDQILVTLHADSSVSVDDNGRGIPVDIEPKTGLSGVEVVFTKLHAGGKFGGGSYAASGGLHGVGASVVNALSTRLDVEVDRGGKTYRMTFHRGEPGTFHDGPGGPDPEARFEPFVDKSELSVAGRAARGSRGTRVRYWSDPQIFPKTAVFSYDELVTRVRQTTFLVPGLSITVRDERGLPGTPGADGPHTETFVHHGGTVDFVDFLAPDTPVTDTWHLTGSGSFTETVPILDERGHMTPREVMRECEVDIAMRWGTGYDTEIRTFVNIISTPKGGSHLAGFEAGLLRTLRKAVEANARRLKISSRDSTERIEKDDVMAGLTAVLTVRLAEPQFEGQTKEVLGTAAVRGIVAKVVDTELNALLTSPKRDLKTQSTLVLDKVVAEMRARLSARKQKEISRRKNALETSSLPSKLADCRSDDVERSELFIVEGDSALGTAKLARSSDFQALLPIRGKILNVQKASISDMLKNAECAAIIQVIGAGSGRSFDLEAARYGKIVLMTDADVDGAHIRTLLLTLFFRYMRPLVEQGRVYAAVPPLHRVEVIGAGSKKNEYLYTYSEAELATTLKRLEKSGRRYKDDIQRYKGLGEMDADQLAETTMDPRHRTLRRVTMDHAVQAEEVFELLMGSDVAPRKDFIVAGADGLDRSRIDA
- a CDS encoding DUF3631 domain-containing protein, encoding MSVDPYLELVIPLEDPPGDHLPDASRLVAVPAWPRVTEPGTVPVETIAARHAVEATEGARLLDDVETFLSRFVVYPGDAERIAHVLWIGHTWFMDAWESTPRIAFLSPEPGSGKSRALEVTEPLVPRPVHAVNTTPAYLFRKVSDVAGVPTILYDEIDTVFGPKAKDNEDVRGMLNAGHRKGAVAGRCVIRGKIVETEELPAYCAVALAGLDDLPDTIMTRSVVVRMRRRAPGEQVEPWRLRINGPDAQALGDRLLEWSNANAHRLGISWPDMPEGIEDRNADVWEALLAVADLAGGTWPDLARRSAVALVADTRGRTVSLGVTLLRDLRTVFVEARADKLSTETILDALVEMDESPWGDLRGKPLDARGLARRLAKYDVKPKNVRIDGKIPKGYDAADLADSWARYLTPQFSDTPPRYVEVGDDNSAVARQESATAATPLHDLTCSVCLSPMFDLGDGATTHPNCEATS
- a CDS encoding DUF2510 domain-containing protein — its product is MSTPPSWHPDPAGSGLLRWWDGAQWTEQLEQVPAAQPAKKAPSRRSHVEATPAAVVTDPDTLWQATGKPLTGVGVGRYRLTAKYLFFEKGTLHSRSQQVPIHELYDVDASQSFQQKARGLGTITLTVRRAAGDERVSIEDVPDHREGVRAINAAAHAERERLQVRASTSTVQYEGIHPAAASAQATAGGDDPIVLLERLGKLRDAGVVTDEEFEAKKAELLSRL